The Alkalibacter saccharofermentans DSM 14828 genome has a window encoding:
- a CDS encoding MBL fold metallo-hydrolase — MKIYKGIYMLKLPVFMSGEEGFLYPTVISDESSTVLVDTGLEGNEHLENIIEQFTDNGVIYSDLDTIILTHQDFDHIGGLHGILESVEKSVEVYFHEAEKGYITGDRELIKSSGKTMPSLVKLLMKKLHKDKSHANEDNSDIKIIRLLHHDDLLDFAGGVRVIHTPGHTPGNICLYHLESKTLIAGDTLNISHGKLTGANPLFTPDIDQAAKSLELLTSYDIERVICYHGGLYEGDCNGAIREIVNNNI, encoded by the coding sequence GTGAAGATATACAAAGGGATATACATGCTTAAGCTCCCGGTCTTTATGTCAGGGGAGGAAGGGTTTTTATATCCGACTGTAATAAGTGATGAGTCAAGCACTGTTCTTGTAGACACGGGACTGGAAGGAAACGAGCATCTCGAAAACATCATAGAACAATTCACGGACAACGGAGTAATATACAGCGACTTGGATACCATTATACTTACTCATCAGGACTTTGACCATATAGGCGGACTTCACGGCATCTTGGAATCCGTTGAAAAAAGCGTAGAGGTTTACTTTCACGAAGCGGAAAAAGGTTATATAACCGGAGATAGGGAACTGATTAAAAGCAGTGGAAAGACGATGCCCTCACTTGTTAAGCTTCTCATGAAAAAGCTCCATAAGGATAAGAGCCACGCCAACGAAGACAACTCCGACATAAAAATAATAAGACTGCTTCACCACGACGACTTACTGGACTTTGCAGGAGGGGTACGTGTCATACATACTCCGGGACATACGCCGGGCAACATCTGCTTGTATCATTTAGAAAGCAAGACCTTGATTGCAGGCGATACCCTTAACATCTCTCACGGGAAGCTCACTGGAGCCAATCCCTTATTTACTCCAGATATAGATCAGGCAGCAAAGTCTCTTGAGCTACTTACATCTTACGATATCGAAAGAGTCATTTGCTATCACGGAGGTCTCTATGAAGGCGACTGCAACGGTGCTATAAGAGAAATCGTCAATAACAACATATAA